The Fusobacterium periodonticum 1_1_41FAA genomic sequence CTTTAATTTTATTTTATTTTCGAATACGAGTTATTTTATAATTATACTAGCTAAATGTCAATAAGAAAAATAAAAAAGATAGGCTTTTGACCTATCTTTTTAAATTTATTTGATAATTATTAAATAAATCCTTTATAGTCTCTCATGACTAAATGAGCATCTATTTGTTGTATAGTATCTAGTGCAACACCAACAACAATGATTATTCCTGTTCCACCAAAATAAACTGGAAGTCCCATAGAAGTAAATATTACATATGGTAGTATAGAAATTACTGCTAAGAATAATCCCCCACCCCATGTAATTCTTGAAGCAACACCTTCAAGATATTCTACTGTTTCTTCTCCTGGTCTGATTCCAGGTATAGTTCCTCCACTTTGTCTTAAGTTTTCTGCAACCTTTTCAGGATCAAAAACTAAAGCTGTGTAGAAAAATGAGAAGAACATTATTACTAAAGCATACAATATCATATATACTGGGTGATTTTGCCCAAATATTATAGATAAAGTTGTTTTTAATTGTAAGTCTGAAGGAAGAGCGTTAACTATTACTCCAGGAATTAACATAAACACAGATGCAAAGATTACAGGCATTACTCCTGCTGTATTAAGTCTTAGTGGTATAAAAGATTTTTCTCCTATTCCACTTTTTGAGCTAAATCCTTTTCCAACATAATGGATAGGAATTTTTCTTTGCCCAAGTTGAAATAATACTATTCCTGCTATCGATACAGTAGCAAGGAAAGCTACTAATACAAATAGAGGAATTAAGAATTTATCTCCTTGCATTTTTTGAACTGTTTGTATAACACTTGAAGGAGCTCTTGATATTACATTTAAGAATATAATAAGTGAAACTCCGTTTCCTATTCCTTTGACAGAAATTTGTTCTCCTACCCACATTAAGAATACAGTTCCAGCTGTTAGTGTAGTTATTGTTCTTACAAAAAAGCTTATTCCTGGATTATAAACAAGCCCAACAGATTGTAGCCAAAGACAAACCCCAGCTCCTTGAATAATAGCAAGTGCTATTGTCAAGTATCTTGTCCATTGAGTTATTCTATTTCTTCCAGATTCCCCTTCTTTTTGAATTTCTTCAAGTTGAGGAATAATAGATACAAGTAAACTTACAACTATTGACGCATTAATGTAAGGGATAATCCCTAATGAGAATATAGATATTCTTGTGAAGGCTCCTCCAGAAAACATATTTATATAACTAAGTACGTCACTTTTAGAAGCCATCGAAGCAAGTCTATCCACATCTACACCAGGAGCAGGAATTAAAGTTCCTACTCTGGCAACCAAGAACATTAATAATGTGAAAATAATTCTTTCTCTAAGTTCAGGAATTTTTACTATACTACTTAATCTAGAGCTAAATTTCTCCATTAAAGTCATATATACACCTACCTCAGATTAATATTATTTATTACTTTCTGCTCTTTCAAAACCTTTAACTTCAACTATTTCAACTGTTCCACCTTTTGCTTCAATAGCAGCTTGAGCTGATTTAGATATTTTATGTACTTTAACAGTTAATTTTTTGTTAAGTTCTCCATTTCCTAAAACTTTGATTCCATCTCTTACTTTTTTGATTAAGAATTTATTGAATAAAGTTTCTAAAGTTACTTCTTCTCCATCTTCAAAGTTATCATTTAAAAATGATAAAGATACTACTGTATATTCTTTTTTGAATATAGCGTTTGAGAATCCTCTTTTTGGAACTCTTCTATAGATAGGCATTTGTCCACCTTCAAAGTAAGGTTTTACTCCTCCACCTGCTCTTGAATTTTGACCATTGCTACCTTTTCCAGCTGTTTTTCCCCAACCAGATGAGTTTCCTCTTCCTATTCTTTTTCTGTTCTTTTTAGGAACTGAAGGTGTTAATTCATTTAGTTTCACTATGCTTGCACCTCCTCAATTTTTAACAAATAAGAAATTTGAGCTAATTTCCCTTTTAATTCAGGTGTTTCATTATGTTCTACAACATCATGCATCTTCTTAAGCCCTAGTGACTTTGCAGTCGCTATGTGATTAGGCTTTCTTCCGATTATGCTTTTTACAAGCTCTATTCTAAGTCTTGCCATTTCATCTTCCTCCTAGCTTAAGATATCCTTAACTTCTAATCCTCTTAAAGCTGCTATTTCTTGAGCAGTTCTAAGTAATTTTAATGCTTCCACAGTAGCTCTTGCTACATTATGTTTATTTCTTGACCCTTTAATTTTAGTTAAAATGTCATGAACCCCAACTAATTCTAATATTTCTCTTGAAGCAGAACCAGCTATTACTCCAGTCCCTTCATATGCTGGTGCCATCCATAAAGTAGTTGCTCCCCATCTTCCTGTAATTTCATGAGGTATTGTATTATTCTTTAAAGATATCTTTACGATATTCTTTTTTGCAGCTGCAATAGCTTTTCTTATAGCATCAGGAACTCCGTTTGCTTTTCCTAGTCCTAATCCTATTTTACCTTCTCCATCTCCAACAGCAGCTAATACTGAGAAAGATATTGTTCTTCCTCCTTTAGTTGTCTTAGAAACTCTAGATATCTTCAATAATTTTTCTTGATATTGATTATCTTCTCTGTTCAACAAGTGAAATCCTCCTCTCTCTAGAAATTAGAAGCTTAATCCAGCTTCTCTAGCCGCTTCTGCAAGAGCCGCTACTCTTCCTGTATATTTATATCCTGATCTATCGAAAACGATAGCATTTATTCCTTTTTCTTTAGCTCTTTCAGCTATTGCTTTACCAATGGCTTTTGCCGCTTCAACGTTTCCACCATTAGCAATACTTCCTTTTAATGCTTTATCTATTGTAGATGCAGATACTAGAGTAACTCCATTTACATCATCGATTAATTGAGCAAAAATGTTAGTATTTGATCTAAAAACTGAAAGTCTAGGTCTTTCTGGAGTTCCAGAAATCTTATTTCTTATTGACATTTGCTTTTTTTGTCTTGACGCTTTTCTATCAACTTTTTTAAACAACTGTCTTACCTCCTTTTTAAGCTATTTTAAGACTTTTTACCTTCTTTTCTTCTAATATGTTCATCAGCATATTTAACCCCTTTACCTTTATATGGTTCAGGTGGTCTCTTAGCTCTTATATTAGCTGCAACTTGACCTACTAATTCTTTTTCGATTCCATCTATATGAATAGTAGTATTCTTTTCAACAGTAAAAGTAATTCCAGGTATTTCATCTATGATTACTGGATGAGAAAATCCTAAAGATATTTCTAATCCTTTTCCTTTAGCTGCTGCTCTATATCCTACCCCTACTAAAGTAAGAGTTTTTCTGTATCCTTCAGAAACTCCTTTAACCATGTTGTTGATTAAAGCTCTAGTAGTTCCGTGTATTGATCTTATGAATGGTTCATCATTAGGTCTTTCGAATGTAATGTGACCATCTTCTAATTTTATAGTTATATTTTTATTAAATTCTTTAGTTAATGTACCCTTTGGTCCTTTTACAGTAACAACATTGTCTTTTACTGAAAAATCAACTCCAGAAGGCACAGCTATAGGTTTTTTACCTACTCTTGACATTAATGTACACCTCCTAAGTTTTTATTACCATACAAATGCAAGGACTTCTCCACCAACTTTTTCAGCTCTAGCAACTTTATCTGTAATAACCCCTTTTGAAGTTGAAACTATTGCTATTCCAAGTCCAGATAGAACTCTTGGCATATCTTCCACTGAAGAGTAAACTCTTCTTCCAGGTTTAGATATTCTCTTTAATCCTTTTATAACTCTTTCTTTTCCTGCATATTTTAAATAAACTCTTATATTTTTCTTATTTTCTTCATCAGTAACAATTTTGAAATTAGAAATATATCCTTGCTCTTTTAAGATTTCAGCTATTCTTTCTTTCATCTTTGAGTGAGGTATATCTACTTTTTCATGCATAACTGCATTAGCATTTCTTACTCTTGTTAACATATCAGCAATTGGATCTGTTAAATACATCTATTTAAATCCTCCTTCCTTTGATTAATTACCAAGATGATTTTTTTACACCAGGTATAAGTCCAGCACCTGCAAGTTGTCTAAACTTAACTCTTGATATTCCGAATTCTCTCATAAATCCTCTTGGTCTACCATCTAATTGACATCTATTTCTTTTTCTAACAACTGAAGAATCTTTTGGTAATTTGTTTAATTCAAACATAGCTTCCATATCTCCAGCAGCGATTCTTTTCTTTAATTCAGCTCTTTTTTCAGCATATTTGTCAACAAGTTTTGCTCTTTTAACATCTCTTGCGATCATTGACTTTTTCGCCATCTACTTTAACCTCCCTACAATTACTTCTTGAAAGGCATTCCAAAAGCCTTTAGTAATGCTCTTCCTTCTTCATCTGTTTTTGCAGAAGAAACCATAGTGATAGACATTCCTAAAAGTTTTTCAACTTTATCAAAGTCTATTTCAGGAAATACTAATTGGTCTCTCAATCCTACTGAATAATTTCCTCTTCCATCAAATGAGTCGCTTGGAACTCCTTCGAAGTCTCTAACTCTTGGAAGAACTACGTTTACTAATCTATCTAAGAAATCATACATTCTTTCTTTTCTTAAAGTAACTTTTGCACCAATAGGCATTCCTTCTCTTAATTTGAAACCAGCTTCAGATTTTTTAGCTTTTCTCAATAATGGTTTTTGTCCAGTGATTAAAGTTAAATCTGCCATAGCAGCATCTATTAATTTAGAATTTTGAGTAGCTTCTCCAACTCCCATATTAACTATGATCTTTTCTAGTTTAGGACAATCCATGATATTTTTAATTTCTAATTCTTTCATTAATTTAGGAACCACTACTTCATTATAGAATTTGTGGTATCTTGAAACATATTTATCCACTTATGCTTTCCTCCTTTCTTATATTATTTCTCCAGATTTTTTTGAAACTCTTACTTTTTTTCCATCTCTAACTTCATATCCAACTCTTGTTGGTTGTTTAGTCTTTTCATCAAACAGCATAACTTTTGATGAGAAGATTGCAGCTTCTTTTTCTACAACTCCACCTTGTGGGTTCACTTGAGATGGCTTTAAATGTTTTGTTACTATATTTATACCTTCTACGATTATTTTTCCTTTTTTAGGGAAAACTCTTAGAACTTTACCTGTTTTCTTTTTATCTTTTCCAGATATTACATAAACTATATCTCCAGTTTTTACATGTAATGATTCAGGAACAAATTTAATTTTAGGTCTAGCCATGTTTCTTATAAGCCTCCTCTCTCATTATATAACTTCTATTGCTAGAGATAAGATTTTCATAAAGTTTTTCGCTCTTAATTCTCTTGCAACTGGTCCAAATATTCTTGTTGCTTTTGGTTCGTTGTTATTATTAATTACAACTCCAGCATTATCATCGAATTTTATGTATGAACCATCGTCTCTTCTAGTTTCTTTTCTTGTTCTTACTATAACAGCCTTTACTACATCTCCCTTTTTAACGTTACCACCAGGGATAGCTTCTTTAACTGATGCCACAACAATGTCACCAATTCTTCCAAATCTCTTTTTAGATCCGCCTAAAACTCTTATTACCATAAGTTTTTTAGCCCCTGAGTTATCAGCAACATTAAGGATAGTTTGTTGTTGTACCATTAAAATATCCTCCTCTCACTAAATGTGATTATCTTGCCTTTTCTATGATTTCTACTAGTCTCCAATTTTTATCCTTAGATAAACGTCTAGTTTCCATTATTCTTACTTTATCTCCTACTTGAGCTACATTTTCTTCATCATGAGCTTTAAATTTAGTAGTTCTTTTTACTCTTTTCTTGTATATAGGATGAAGTATCATTGTTTCTATAGCAACAACTATAGTTTTTTCCATTTTGTCAGAAACAACTATTCCTTCTCTTACTTTTCTTTCGTTTCTCAAGATTAACCTCCTCTTTATATATTAAAGAAATTATTATCTTTCATTTAAGATAGTGTTGATTCTTGCAATTTCTCTTCTAACTTCTCTTATTTTAGCTGTATTAGTTAGTTGACCTAATGAAAGTTGGAACTTCAAGTTGAATAATTCTTCTTTTAGCTCTTTACACTTAACAACTAGGTCTTCACTAGTCATTTCTCTTATTTCTTTAGCTCTCATTAGTTTTCACCACCATTTTCTTTTTCTTCTCTTTTAACAACTTTACATCTGATTGGTAATTTCATAGCTGCTTTTCTTAAAGCTGCCTTAGCTTTTTCTTCAGTTACTCCTGAAACTTCGAATAATATTCTTCCAGGTCTTACTACTGATACCCAACCTTCAACGTTTCCTTTACCTTTACCCATTCTCACTCCAGCAGGTCTTGCTGTGATTGGTTTGTCAGGGAATATTCTTATATATGTTTTCCCTTCTCTTTTAAATGTTCTGTTGATAGCAACCCGACAAGATTCTATTTGTCTGTTTGTTATCCAAGATGGTTCAAGAGCTTGTAATCCATAATCTCCAAAAGCAACAAAGTTACCTTTATGAGCTGCCCCTTTCATTCTACCTCTGAACATTTTTCTATGTTTTGTTCTCTTTGGCATCAACATAATTAAGCTTCCCCTCCTTCTTTCTTACTAGGAAGAACTTCACCATGGAATATCCATACTTTAATTCCTAAAGCTCCGTAAGTTGTGTGAGCTGTTGCTACTGCATAATCTATGTCTGCTCTTAATGTATGTAAAGGAACTTTTCCTTCAACTGCCCATTCAGATCTAGCAATTTCAGCACCATTTAATCTTCCTGAAATCATTACTTTTATACCTTTAACTTCTGGAGATTTCATAGATCTTGATATAGCTTGAGTCATAGCTTTTTTGTAAGCTATTCTCTTTTCAATTTGAGCAGCTATCGATTCTGCAACTAATACAGCATCTCCATTTAAGTCTTTTATTTCTTGTACTTTAACAGTTACTTTTTTAGCTGTTAATTTTTCAAGTTTAGCTCTAAGTGCATCTATTTCAGCACCTTTTCTTCCAATTATTAATCCTGCTTTTCCAGTATGTATATGTACAACTACTTGTGAAGGAGATGTTCTTTCGATTCTTACCTTAGAAATCCCTGTATGGAAGTAGTTTTTCTTTATAAATTCTTTTATTTGCACATCTTCATGGAAGTATTTTACATACTCTTTTTTATCTGCATACCAATTAGAATCCCAAGCTCTTGTAATTCCAAGTCTTAGTCCTCTAGGGTCTACTTTTTGTCCCACAGTTTTACCTCCTTAATCTTATTTTTCAGATACTGCCACTGTTATATGAGCAGTTGGTTTTCTGATTATATCAGCTCTTCCCATTGCTCTTGGCATAACTCTTTTTAAAACTGGTCCTTGATTTATCATTATAGTTGACACTACTAATTTTTCTTCATCCATTTTGAAGTTATTTGTTGCATTTGCTACTGCTGACATCAAAGTTTTCTTTATAATTCTAGCAGCTTTTTTATTTGTAAATTCTAGAATATCTATCGCATCTAGTGCTGATTTACCTCTCACTAAGTCAGCTACTAATCTAGCTTTTCTAGGAGATAGTCTTACGAATCTAGTTATTGCTTTAGCTTCCACTAGTCCATCCTCCTTCTTTTAATGAATTTTATTTTTTCTTCTTATCTACACCATGTCCATGATATGTTCTAGTTGGTGCAAATTCTCCTAATTTATGTCCTACCATTTGTTCAGTTACGTGAACTGGGATATGTTTTTTTCCATTATATACTCCAAAAGTTAATCCTATAAAATTTGGGAATATTGTAGATCTTCTTGACCAAGTTTTGATAACAGCTTTGTTGTTGTTAGAAGCAACTGCTTCTTCAACTTTAGCCATTAAATGATGGTCACAAAAAGGTCCTTTTTTTAATGATCTTGCCATTACTAATTAGCCTCCTCTCGCAAATTATTTTTCGTTTCTTCTTCTTACGATAAATTTGTCAGAAGTCTTTCTACCTCTTGTTTTAATACCAAGTGCTGGTTTTCCCCAAGGTGTTAAAGGTGATTTTCTTCCAACTGAGTTCTTTCCTTCTCCTCCACCATGTGGGTGATCTACTGGGTTCATTACAGCTCCTCTTACGTGAGGTCTTTTTCCCATGTGTCTAGCTCTTCCAGCTTTACCGATACTTACTAAGTTGTGTTCTGAATTTCCAACTTCTCCAACAGTTGCCATACATTCACCATGTATTAATCTTAATTCTCCTGAAGGTAATTCAACGTGGCAGTAAGTTCCTTCTTTAGCTACAAGTCTTGCAGCAGTTCCAGCAGATCTTACTAATTGTCCACCTTTACCTTTTTGAAGTTCTACGTTGTGAATTTGAACCCCAACTGGCATATCTTTTAATTTAAGTGCATTTCCAGGTTTGATATCAGCTTTGCTTCCAGCAGAAACTATATCTCCTTTTTTTAGTCCTTTAGGAGCTAGTATATATCTTTTTTCTCCATCAAAATAGAATAATAAAGCGATATTTGCTGATCTGTTAGGATCATATTCTATTGTTGCAACTCTTGCAGGAACATCTAATTTATTTCTTTTGAAATCTATAATTCTGTATAATCTTTTGTGTCCTTTTTGTCTGTCTCTACAAGTTCTGTGACCATAATTATCTCTACCATACGCTGATTTTAGAGGTACAGTTAAAGATTTTTCAGGTCTTACTTTATCTAATTCATCATTTACTATTCTAGACATATGTCTAGTACCATTAGTAATTGGTTTCATTTTTCTAATAGCCATTTTTTATTTTCCTCCATTGACCTATATATATCTTTAAGCTTCTTATACTTCTTTGAAGTAAGTTATTGTGTTTTCTTTAGCTAATTTAACAATTGCTTTTTTCTTAGCTTGAGTCTTATAAAGTCTCATACCATGTCTTTTAGTAATTGGTTTTTTGTTTATTGTAGCTACATCTTCAACTTTTACATTGAATATAGTTTCTATAGCTTTTTTTATTTCTATTTTATTAGCTTTTGGATGTACTTCAAAAGTATACTTATTGTATTCTTTTCTTAAAAGTTCTGTTTTTTCTGTAACAACAGGCTTTTTGATTATATCATAAACATTCATTATCCTAGTACCTCCTCTACAACAGCTAATGCTTCTTTTGTAAGAATTACTTTTTCTTGTTTTAGTAACCAGTAAACACCAATTTCATTTGGTTGTAAAATTACTGCGTTTTCTAAGTTTCTTGCTGACAAGTATAAATTGTAATCTTTTATTAAATCTCCTACTACGAATAGTTGTTTTTGTTTTGCATCAACTTTATTTACTAAATTTACTATCACTTTTGTTTTAGGTGTGTCTATTCCTTCATAGTCTAACACTAATACATTTCCAGCTGCTACCTTTGCAGATAAAGCTGATCTTAATGCTAGATTTCTAACTTTTTTATTAACTTTCTTTTCATATGATCTTGGATGAGGACCAAATGTAACTCCTCCACCTACCATATGAGGTGCTCTTATTGAACCTTGTCTTGCTCTACCAGTACCTTTTTGTTTGAAAGGTTTTCTTCCTCCACCTCTAACCATTGCTCTAGTCTTAGTAGAAGCTGTACCTTGTCTAGCAGCTGCTAATTCAGCAGTAAGTACTTCATGAAGAACTACTTTATTTGGCTCAATCCCAAACACTGCATCATTAACTTCAAGAGTACCAGTTTGATCTCCTGCTAAGTTATATACGTTTAAAACTGCCATTGTTTTCCTCCTCTTTCTACTATCCTATTACTTTCTTCACAGCTGGTTTAATTACTAAATAACTGTTTTTAGCTCCAGGAACTGCTCCTTTTATTAAAAGTAAGTTGTGTTCAACATCAACTTTAACTACTTTTAAATTTTGAACTGTTACTGTTGCGTTTCCGTGTTGTCCTGCCATTCTTTTCCCTTTTAGAACTTTACCAGGCCAACTTGACATCCCTATTGATCCACCAAGTCTGTGGTTTCTTGAAACCCCGTGTGAAGCTCTATTTCCACCAAATCCGTGTCTTTTCATAACACCAGATGTTCCTTTACCTTTTGAAGTTCCTGTGATATCTACATATCCAACTTCTGCTAGAACATCAACTTTGATTTCTTGTCCTAATTCATATCCTTCAACTGTTTCAACAGCTAATTCTCTAACGAATCTTTGAGGTTTAACCCCAGCTTTGTTGAATATTCCCATTAAAGGTTTTGTAGTGTTTTTTTCTTTCTTTTCATCAAATCCTAATTGTAGTGCTACATATCCATCTTTTTCTTCAGTTTTCTTTTGAAGAACAAAGTTAGGACCAGCTTCTACAACTGTTACTGGAACGAATTTTCCATCTTCAAAAATTTGAGTCATTCCAATTTTCTTTCCTAAAATTCCAGACATTTTTAACCTCCATCAAATAATATATTGGTTGATACAACCTACCCTTGTGGTTCTATTTTTTACCGCAAGAATAAAATCAACTTGTACTATTCTGTAAGTATGATGCTTGCGCATCATCTCCCATAAATAAATACCAAGAATAGAATTAAACTTGTTTAATTTCTATTCCTACACCAGCTGGTAAGTGAACTGATGTTAACGAACTAATAGCCTTATCTGTAGAATTTACTAATTCTATCATTCTTCTGTGCACTCTCATTTCGAATTGCTCTCTTGAATCTTTATTAACATGCACTGATCTTAAAACTGTATACTTTCTGATTTTTGTAGGTAAAGGCATAGGCCCTGCTACAGTAGCTCCACTTTTCTTTGCAGCCTCAGCTATTCTTTTTGCTGATTCATCAAGTAAAGTATAATCGTATGCTTTTAAATAGATTCTTAATTTGTTAGAAGCCATTTATATATTGCACCTCCTTTAAATTAACTACATAAGATAATTCTTATGCACTCTAAAGAGTATATCACAACTTTTTAAAAAATCAAAGATTTTTTTTAAAATATTAAAAATTTTTATATTTGATATCTCTATTAACTTTTTTGTGTACTCTTTCTCAGGTTTAAAAATATTTTTTCTTTTTTTATAACTAAAAAAGTCAGTTATAATTTTAAATTTACAACTGACTTTTGTATATATTAGATAGGTAATTTATGAATAATTATAGAGAAAATAACCATGCATAGAGTTGCAAGTGGTTGTGTGGCTCCATAAGATATTGCTGGTTCATCAGAATCTAGCGCATCTATAGCTGCTCCTAAACCTGGTGCTGATGTCATTCCACCTGTTATAGCTCCTGATAATAGAGTCCAGTTTACATGGAAAACATAGTGTCCTAACAAGAATCCAAATAGAACAGATAAAATAGCTACAAGTGCTGAAACAACTGCTATCATAATTCCATCTCCAGTAACAGCTTCAACAACACGGAAACCATAGTTTAATCCTGTTCCTGCTAAGAAAATTGATAAGAAATATGTTCTCATTTTTCCTAAAACAACAGAATCCATACGGAAGTTGATAGGTCCAATTTTTCCAATAGATCCTAAAATCAATGCAACTATGATTGCTCCACCAATACTTCCTAATGAAAATGTTCCTAGAGGTCCCATTGCAATTTTAATACTTCCTAAAAAATATCCTAAGAATGCTGCTATTGAGAAACCTACGAAGTCCATTTTAACTTCTGGAATAGTATTTTTTTCTGAATCTTTAACATTGCTTAAATCTATTTTCTTTTGAGCAAAGTACTTTTCTTTTTCTTTTTCAACATCAAATCTAAACATTCTTGGAATGAAATTAATACCTAAAATTAAGAATAATACTCCAAATGGATATCCAATTGAGTGTCCTACTCCAACCCCAGCTTTTGCTTCAGTTACATATATTTCTGTATCTTCTGCTGATAGACTTGTTGTGTTTTCAACTGTCATTTTTTCTGGAATTGCTTCATTTTTTAATTTTGCATCTCTTTCTTTTGCATTATTAATTATAGCTAATATCTTTACTTTTGTTCCTTCATCAAGATTTTCAAAATTAGCTGCCGAATGTTTTGATTCAGATTCTGAAGATTCAGTTGCTGCTGCAAGTCCTGCTGAACTTGTTAAAGCTCCAGTATAAGTTCCTGTTATTTGATATGGACTCATATTCTTTAATGCTTTTGAAAAACCATAAGATGCTACTGCTCCAACAAATGGTATAAATATAGCCAAAATTACAAATTGTTTTCCAAATTTAGTAATAGCATATTTCATATCTTTAGCTGCTAAAAGCCCTGTTCCAACTATGAAAATAAGTAGTGATAAATTCATTATAGAGCTATCTATAATATTTCCCTTTAGTACATTTTGGGCTTTTGTAAAAAATTTACTACCTTCTGGAATTGTTACTGCATACTTTGTTAGAAAATATCCAACAAACAGACCAATGAATAAAGTTCCAGTAATTCCAAAATTGAATTTCTTAAACTTTATATCTCCAAATAGGTTTCCTAAAGTCATAGTGAAAAATAATAAAACTAATGAATTAAAAATAAAACCGACCAAATCGAAATGCATAAAAATCCCTCCTTAAGTAAAAAATTTAAATTTGTTATATATTATCACATTTTTCAATAATTTCAAAACTTTTTATTTGCAAAATTAATAATTTGCTGTTTTTATTCTACTATATCAAAAATATTTGTTATAAAATCTAACAATTTTTATTGTTATTAAAATTAAGAAAAAATAAAAAAATTATATTTTATTATAAAAATTTTTTTTAATTTATTGAAAATAAAAAAACTGATTGAAGTTTTCACTCCAATCAGCTTTTATAATTTAAGTTTTTAAATTAGAATATAACTCTTAGTCCTAATCCACCTCTAATATTTTTAGCTTTTGTATCATAACCTACATTTCCAGTTACTCCAACTCTTTGGTTATCTACTCCAATATTAAGGTCAGTTTTAACATTTCCTCTTCTATCTTCTTTTTCACCACGAATATTAAAGTAATCAGCACTTGTTCCAGCAACTCTTGCTTTATTCTTTCCATTTGCGACTCTTCCTAACTCATTTTCATAAGCTATTGTTACAGCAGCTCTCAAGGCTTTATTTCCTAGGTAAAGTTTATATGCCAATTCTGTTCCTATTTCTGGTCTTACAGATAAGTAGTCATTTGATTTAACTTCTAACTTCATTTCCCCAGATTTTTCTTTTATCTTAGATACTCTTCCATATTCAACTTTCAATGCTCCATAAGGTCTTACTGAAAGTCCTTCACTCAATCTAAATTCTTTTCCTACTTCATTTTTAACTCCCACTCCATAAGTGTTGTATTTAGATTTTGCATTGAATACTTCATCAACTACTAAGAATTTTCTATGCATTTTATTATATCCAGCAAAAATATCTCCAGATATTGTCCAATTTAAACTATTGTTATAATCAAATGGAATTGATTTAAAGATACCAACTTTTCCTTGTAATTGTTCTTCTTTAGAATTTCCAATATCTTTAAACTTAAATTTGTTATGAACTATACCTGCATACCAACCTGTTGATTCACCAAGTCTTACAGTTTCATCTTCATGAACATAAGCTACTCCATAAGCATTATTTTTATAGTCTATTATACCAGCTGTATCAGTCTTGTACTCTCCACTCATTCCAAAAGTTTTTACCTTATTAGAATCTTTAGATGGGTTAGACCAAGAATTTCTTAAATAAGAGAATTCTTTATCTAATA encodes the following:
- a CDS encoding aspartate:alanine exchanger family transporter; amino-acid sequence: MHFDLVGFIFNSLVLLFFTMTLGNLFGDIKFKKFNFGITGTLFIGLFVGYFLTKYAVTIPEGSKFFTKAQNVLKGNIIDSSIMNLSLLIFIVGTGLLAAKDMKYAITKFGKQFVILAIFIPFVGAVASYGFSKALKNMSPYQITGTYTGALTSSAGLAAATESSESESKHSAANFENLDEGTKVKILAIINNAKERDAKLKNEAIPEKMTVENTTSLSAEDTEIYVTEAKAGVGVGHSIGYPFGVLFLILGINFIPRMFRFDVEKEKEKYFAQKKIDLSNVKDSEKNTIPEVKMDFVGFSIAAFLGYFLGSIKIAMGPLGTFSLGSIGGAIIVALILGSIGKIGPINFRMDSVVLGKMRTYFLSIFLAGTGLNYGFRVVEAVTGDGIMIAVVSALVAILSVLFGFLLGHYVFHVNWTLLSGAITGGMTSAPGLGAAIDALDSDEPAISYGATQPLATLCMVIFSIIIHKLPI